A window of the Echinicola jeungdonensis genome harbors these coding sequences:
- a CDS encoding M48 family metalloprotease, which produces MEQHKPEELVAVLAHEIGHFKKKHIIQSLVISILQLGVMLLLLSLFVNNQKSAKLWEVIGGQSI; this is translated from the coding sequence GTGGAGCAACACAAACCAGAGGAATTGGTAGCAGTCCTGGCCCATGAAATAGGGCACTTCAAGAAAAAGCACATCATCCAAAGCTTGGTGATAAGTATCCTGCAATTAGGGGTGATGCTTTTGTTGCTTTCTTTATTCGTCAATAACCAGAAATCAGCCAAGCTATGGGAGGTGATAGGTGGGCAGTCCATTTAA